Proteins from a single region of Paenibacillus sp. BIHB 4019:
- a CDS encoding MBL fold metallo-hydrolase produces the protein MAAQAVQWEHGLLQVRLPLPFALKTVNSYVFTEPAGGYTLIDPGLRTEETLAVWEAVFADHSIVPEQISRIVLTHQHPDHYGLAGYFAELSGAPVLMSRRAHRYVRHLWGEGSTMTGELAELFALHGMPQHYIDEISSNLSSFQEKVSPQPQQDQIRYIEAGETLELGGSQWELLDAPGHAYGQLCFYEANKKWMICGDQVLPRITPNISVVPGEEMNPLGDFLASLDRLSEYEVKRAFPGHYDSFTTFAGRIAEIKQHHVQRLEQMLLMLEEPLTGFEVCGRSFGARAQQSPHQHRFAMAETLAHLYELEQSGRISRTERAGVIYFLR, from the coding sequence ATGGCGGCTCAAGCGGTGCAATGGGAGCATGGTCTGCTGCAAGTGAGGCTTCCGCTGCCCTTTGCCTTAAAAACGGTAAACAGCTATGTATTTACTGAGCCTGCGGGAGGTTATACGCTTATCGATCCTGGTCTCCGAACGGAGGAGACGCTTGCGGTTTGGGAAGCGGTATTTGCGGACCATTCGATTGTGCCAGAGCAAATTTCGCGCATCGTCCTTACGCATCAGCATCCTGATCATTACGGTCTCGCGGGCTATTTTGCCGAGTTAAGCGGCGCACCAGTCTTGATGTCCCGGCGTGCCCATCGCTATGTTAGGCACTTATGGGGAGAGGGCAGCACAATGACAGGAGAGCTTGCTGAATTATTTGCGCTGCATGGCATGCCGCAGCACTACATTGACGAAATTAGCAGCAACTTAAGCAGCTTTCAGGAAAAAGTTTCGCCGCAGCCGCAGCAAGATCAAATCAGGTATATAGAGGCTGGCGAGACGCTTGAGCTTGGCGGTTCACAGTGGGAGCTGCTTGATGCGCCAGGACATGCCTATGGCCAACTCTGTTTCTATGAAGCCAACAAAAAATGGATGATATGCGGCGATCAGGTGCTTCCGCGCATAACTCCCAATATTAGCGTCGTTCCTGGCGAGGAGATGAATCCGCTTGGCGATTTTCTGGCAAGCCTGGATCGCTTAAGCGAATATGAGGTTAAGCGCGCTTTTCCAGGGCATTATGATTCGTTCACGACATTTGCTGGCCGAATCGCAGAAATTAAGCAGCATCATGTGCAGCGGCTTGAGCAAATGCTGCTGATGCTGGAGGAGCCGCTCACAGGCTTTGAGGTGTGTGGACGATCTTTCGGTGCACGGGCACAACAAAGCCCGCATCAGCACCGTTTTGCTATGGCCGAGACGCTCGCCCATTTGTATGAGCTGGAGCAGTCGGGCCGGATATCGCGTACGGAGCGTGCGGGCGTTATTTATTTTTTGAGATGA